One genomic segment of Sminthopsis crassicaudata isolate SCR6 chromosome 4, ASM4859323v1, whole genome shotgun sequence includes these proteins:
- the PRPF3 gene encoding U4/U6 small nuclear ribonucleoprotein Prp3 isoform X1, translated as MALSKRELDELKPWIEKTVKRVLGFSEPTVVTAALNCVGKGMDKKKAADHLKPFLDDSTLRFVDKLFEAVEEGRSSRHSKSSSDRSRKRELKEVFGDDSEISKESSGVKKRRIPRFEEVEEEPEVIPGPPSESPGMLTKLQIKQMMEAATRQIEERKKQLSFISPPTPQPKTPSSSQPERLPIGNTIQPSQAATFMNDAIEKARKAAELQARIQAQLALKPGLIGNANMVGLANLHAMGIAPPKVELKDQTKPTPLILDEQGRTVDATGKEIELTHRMPTLKANIRAVKREQFKQQLKEKPSEDMESNTFFDPRVSIAPSQRQRRTFKFHDKGKFEKIAQRLRTKAQLEKLQAEISQAARKTGIHTSTKLALIAPKKELKEGEIPDIEWWDSYIIPNGFDPTGEAPKKEDYFGITNLVEHPAQLNPPVDSDTPVTLGVYLTKKEQKKLRRQTRREAQKELQEKVRLGLMPPPEPKVRISNLMRVLGTEAVQDPTKVEAHVRAQMAKRQKAHEEANAARKLTAEQRKVKKIKKLKEDISQGVHISVFRVRNLSNPAKKFKIEANAGQLYLSGVVVLHKDVNVVVVEGGPKAQKKFKRLMLHRIKWDEQTSNTKGDDDDESDEEAVKKTNKCALVWEGTAKDRSFGEMKFKQCPTENMAREHFKKHGAEHYWDLALSESVLESTD; from the exons ATGGCCCTATCCAAGAGGGAACTGGATGAGCTGAAGCCATGGATCGAGAAGACAGTGAAGAGGGTCTTGGGTTTCTCAGAGCCCACAGTGGTCACAGCAGCATTAAATTGTGTAGGAAAGGGCATGGACAAGAAGAAAGCAGCTG ATCACTTGAAGCCTTTCCTGGATGATTCTACCCTTCGGTTTGTCGACAAATTGTTTGAGGCAGTTGAAGAGGGCCGTAGTTCTAGACATTCCAAGTCTAGCAGTGACAGAAGTCGAAAACGGGAGTTGAAG gaggtgtttggtgatgACTCAGAGATATCTAAGGAGTCATCAGGGGTGAAGAAGAGGCGTATACCAAGGTTTGAAGAGGTGGAGGAAGAGCCAGAGGTAATTCCTGGACCACCATCAGAGAGCCCAGGCATGCTGACTAAATTACAG ATCAAACAAATGATGGAGGCAGCCACAAGGCAgattgaggaaaggaaaaaacagctGAGCTTCATTAGTCCTCCTACACCTCAG CCAAAGACTCCTTCTTCCTCGCAACCAGAACGACTGCCAATTGGCAATACTATTCAGCCTTCCCAGGCTGCCACCTTTATGAATGATGCCATCGAAAAGGCACGGAAAGCAGCTGAACTTCAAGCTCGGATTCAAGCTCAGCTGGCATTGAAACCAGGACTTATCGGCAATGCCAACATGGTTGGATTGGCCAACCTTCATGCTATGGGCATTGCTCCTCC GAAGGTGGAACTGAAGGACCAGACAAAGCCTACACCCCTTATCCTGGATGAACAAGGCCGAACAGTAGATGCTACAGGCAAAGAGATTGAGTTGACACACCGAATGCCAACACTAAAGGCCAACATTCGGGCTGTGAAGCGGGAACAATTCAAGCAGCAGCTCAAGGAAAAGCCATCAGAGGACATGGAATCCAACACATTTTTTGATCCCCGAGTCTCCATTGCCCCTTCCCAACGCCAGAGACGAACCTTTAAATTCCACGACAAGGGCAAATTTGAAAAGATTGCCCAGAGATTACGGACAAAG GCTCAACTAGAGAAGCTACAGGCAGAGATCTCACAGGCAGCCCGAAAAACTGGCATTCATACTTCAACCAAGCTGGCACTCATTGCtcccaaaaaagaactaaaagaagGAGAGATTCCTGATATTGAATGGTGGGATTCCTACATTATCCCCAATGGTTTTGACCC TACAGGGGAAGCTCCCAAGAAAGAAGACTATTTTGGGATAACAAACCTTGTAGAACATCCAGCCCAGCTAAATCCTCCAG TCGATAGTGACACACCAGTGACACTGGGGGTGTACCTCAccaaaaaggaacagaaaaaactGAGGAGGCAGACCAGGAGGGAAGCCCAGAAGGAGCTGCAAGAGAAAGTCCGTCTGGGTCTGATGCCTCCTCCTGAACCCAAAG TAAGAATTTCCAATTTGATGAGAGTATTAGGCACAGAAGCTGTTCAAGATCCCACAAAAGTGGAAGCTCATGTCAGAGCCCAGATGGCAAAAAGACAGAA AGCGCATGAAGAGGCCAATGCTGCCCGAAAACTAACAGCAGAACAGAGAAAggtcaagaaaattaaaaagctaaaagaagACATTTCACAGGGGGTACACATATCCGTATTTAG AGTACGAAATTTGAGCAACCCAGCCAAGAAGTTCAAGATTGAAGCCAATGCTGGGCAGCTGTACCTTTCAGGGGTGGTTGTGCTTCACAAGGATGTCAACGTTGTGGTGGTAGAAGGGG GCCCTAAGGCACAGAAAAAATTCAAGCGTCTAATGCTGCACCGGATAAAATGGGATGAACAGACATCTAACACGAAGGGAGATG atgatgaTGAATCTGATGAGGAGGCtgtgaaaaaaaccaacaagtgTGCATTGGTCTGGGAG GGCACAGCCAAAGATCGGAGCTTTGGAGAAATGAAGTTCAAACAGTGCCCCACAGAGAACATGGCCAGGGAGCATTTCAAAAAGCATGGGGCCGAACATTACTGGGATCTTGCACTGAGTGAGTCTGTGTTGGAGTCCACAGACTGA
- the PRPF3 gene encoding U4/U6 small nuclear ribonucleoprotein Prp3 isoform X2, with the protein MALSKRELDELKPWIEKTVKRVLGFSEPTVVTAALNCVGKGMDKKKAADHLKPFLDDSTLRFVDKLFEAVEEGRSSRHSKSSSDRSRKRELKEVFGDDSEISKESSGVKKRRIPRFEEVEEEPEVIPGPPSESPGMLTKLQIKQMMEAATRQIEERKKQLSFISPPTPQPKTPSSSQPERLPIGNTIQPSQAATFMNDAIEKARKAAELQARIQAQLALKPGLIGNANMVGLANLHAMGIAPPKVELKDQTKPTPLILDEQGRTVDATGKEIELTHRMPTLKANIRAVKREQFKQQLKEKPSEDMESNTFFDPRVSIAPSQRQRRTFKFHDKGKFEKIAQRLRTKAQLEKLQAEISQAARKTGIHTSTKLALIAPKKELKEGEIPDIEWWDSYIIPNGFDPTGEAPKKEDYFGITNLVEHPAQLNPPVDSDTPVTLGVYLTKKEQKKLRRQTRREAQKELQEKVRLGLMPPPEPKVRISNLMRVLGTEAVQDPTKVEAHVRAQMAKRQKAHEEANAARKLTAEQRKVKKIKKLKEDISQGVHISVFRVRNLSNPAKKFKIEANAGQLYLSGVVVLHKDVNVVVVEGGPKAQKKFKRLMLHRIKWDEQTSNTKGDDDDESDEEAVKKTNKCALVWEPP; encoded by the exons ATGGCCCTATCCAAGAGGGAACTGGATGAGCTGAAGCCATGGATCGAGAAGACAGTGAAGAGGGTCTTGGGTTTCTCAGAGCCCACAGTGGTCACAGCAGCATTAAATTGTGTAGGAAAGGGCATGGACAAGAAGAAAGCAGCTG ATCACTTGAAGCCTTTCCTGGATGATTCTACCCTTCGGTTTGTCGACAAATTGTTTGAGGCAGTTGAAGAGGGCCGTAGTTCTAGACATTCCAAGTCTAGCAGTGACAGAAGTCGAAAACGGGAGTTGAAG gaggtgtttggtgatgACTCAGAGATATCTAAGGAGTCATCAGGGGTGAAGAAGAGGCGTATACCAAGGTTTGAAGAGGTGGAGGAAGAGCCAGAGGTAATTCCTGGACCACCATCAGAGAGCCCAGGCATGCTGACTAAATTACAG ATCAAACAAATGATGGAGGCAGCCACAAGGCAgattgaggaaaggaaaaaacagctGAGCTTCATTAGTCCTCCTACACCTCAG CCAAAGACTCCTTCTTCCTCGCAACCAGAACGACTGCCAATTGGCAATACTATTCAGCCTTCCCAGGCTGCCACCTTTATGAATGATGCCATCGAAAAGGCACGGAAAGCAGCTGAACTTCAAGCTCGGATTCAAGCTCAGCTGGCATTGAAACCAGGACTTATCGGCAATGCCAACATGGTTGGATTGGCCAACCTTCATGCTATGGGCATTGCTCCTCC GAAGGTGGAACTGAAGGACCAGACAAAGCCTACACCCCTTATCCTGGATGAACAAGGCCGAACAGTAGATGCTACAGGCAAAGAGATTGAGTTGACACACCGAATGCCAACACTAAAGGCCAACATTCGGGCTGTGAAGCGGGAACAATTCAAGCAGCAGCTCAAGGAAAAGCCATCAGAGGACATGGAATCCAACACATTTTTTGATCCCCGAGTCTCCATTGCCCCTTCCCAACGCCAGAGACGAACCTTTAAATTCCACGACAAGGGCAAATTTGAAAAGATTGCCCAGAGATTACGGACAAAG GCTCAACTAGAGAAGCTACAGGCAGAGATCTCACAGGCAGCCCGAAAAACTGGCATTCATACTTCAACCAAGCTGGCACTCATTGCtcccaaaaaagaactaaaagaagGAGAGATTCCTGATATTGAATGGTGGGATTCCTACATTATCCCCAATGGTTTTGACCC TACAGGGGAAGCTCCCAAGAAAGAAGACTATTTTGGGATAACAAACCTTGTAGAACATCCAGCCCAGCTAAATCCTCCAG TCGATAGTGACACACCAGTGACACTGGGGGTGTACCTCAccaaaaaggaacagaaaaaactGAGGAGGCAGACCAGGAGGGAAGCCCAGAAGGAGCTGCAAGAGAAAGTCCGTCTGGGTCTGATGCCTCCTCCTGAACCCAAAG TAAGAATTTCCAATTTGATGAGAGTATTAGGCACAGAAGCTGTTCAAGATCCCACAAAAGTGGAAGCTCATGTCAGAGCCCAGATGGCAAAAAGACAGAA AGCGCATGAAGAGGCCAATGCTGCCCGAAAACTAACAGCAGAACAGAGAAAggtcaagaaaattaaaaagctaaaagaagACATTTCACAGGGGGTACACATATCCGTATTTAG AGTACGAAATTTGAGCAACCCAGCCAAGAAGTTCAAGATTGAAGCCAATGCTGGGCAGCTGTACCTTTCAGGGGTGGTTGTGCTTCACAAGGATGTCAACGTTGTGGTGGTAGAAGGGG GCCCTAAGGCACAGAAAAAATTCAAGCGTCTAATGCTGCACCGGATAAAATGGGATGAACAGACATCTAACACGAAGGGAGATG atgatgaTGAATCTGATGAGGAGGCtgtgaaaaaaaccaacaagtgTGCATTGGTCTGGGAG CCTCCAtga